Proteins from a single region of Palaemon carinicauda isolate YSFRI2023 chromosome 1, ASM3689809v2, whole genome shotgun sequence:
- the LOC137640136 gene encoding glutamate receptor ionotropic, kainate glr-3-like — translation MLSASRLVWYSSSIFYGGQLTDGGHLSVTTVIYPPHTYPPGAYKNIPSTNQQMPISGPMVEVLEILSNAINFTAEVIDYTVPMMIEIGRILSRRGKTEVDPWGYFMPLSPEVWLCLLSSLFLVMASSFLISAFDTSNSRSKYALENYIRILLSQDSAVPHASQWSKGIIVVTWLVGTLIVMKAYAGNLSSLLIVRYVPQPHHSVKAVVDDPRVISVMSGGGSFQQTLHEAY, via the exons atgctgtctgcCTCCCGTCTTGTGTGGTACTCTTCATCCATCTTCTATGGCGGTCA ACTAACGGATGGTGGGCACTTATCAGTCACAACAGTCATCTATCCTCCCCACACCTACCCTCCAGGGGCATATAAGAACATTCCCAGCACCAATCAGCAGATGCCTATCAGTGGGCCAATGGTGGAGGTTCTAGAAATCCTTAGCAATGCAATCAATTTTAC AGCAGAGGTTATTGATTACACAGTTCCCATGATGATTGAGATCGGAAGAATCCTATCACGGAGAGGAAAAACTGAGGTAGATCCTTGGGGATACTTCATGCCCCTTTCTCCGGAAGTATGGCTATGCCTACTTTCCTCCCTCTTCTTGGTTATGGCTTCTTCGTTCCTCATATCAGCTTTTGACACATCTAACTCCCGATCAAAGTATGCCTTGGAGAACTACATAAGGATACTTTTAAGCCAAG ACTCTGCTGTACCACATGCAAGTCAATGGTCCAAGGGAATAATCGTGGTTACTTGGCTGGTAGGAACACTGATAGTAATGAAAGCTTATGCGGGTAACCTAAGTTCCCTGCTGATTGTGAGATACGTCCCTCAACCTCACCATTCTGTCAAAGCTGTTGTGGATGACCCCAGAGTCATTTCAGTTATGTCAGGAGGTGGATCTTTCCAGCAAACACTCCAT GAAGCATACTAG